One Candidatus Edwardsbacteria bacterium DNA window includes the following coding sequences:
- the ftsX gene encoding permease-like cell division protein FtsX, giving the protein MRLNYYWREALAGLKRAKLMTFLSVSSITAALFILGSFLLVTFNFQRAIDQVKGKFEIQVFLRDNVVNSQALVIGSRIRDIPGIQETEYVSKQEALKQFRQELADKADLLNAIETNPLPQSFRIKLKADYRNPESITRIAEGIRKIKGVEEVEYGKAWLSRLYRVVRLLIVIDFSLMVIVSLAAVMVVFNTIQLTLYARRQAIEIMKLVGADGAHIRRPFLLEGMLQGLAGSLAGLTLLYLAYRLLSSYFDMFGFFTSQQLLALLAFGVCLGGLGSLIAVQKFLFRTVQPGNS; this is encoded by the coding sequence GTGCGGTTGAATTACTACTGGCGGGAGGCCCTAGCCGGCCTGAAGCGGGCCAAGCTGATGACCTTTTTGTCGGTATCCAGCATCACCGCGGCCCTGTTCATTCTGGGATCATTCCTGCTGGTTACCTTTAATTTCCAGAGGGCCATCGATCAGGTCAAGGGCAAGTTCGAGATACAGGTTTTTTTAAGGGACAATGTGGTCAACAGCCAGGCGTTGGTGATCGGCAGCCGCATCCGGGACATCCCCGGGATACAGGAGACGGAATACGTATCCAAACAGGAGGCCCTAAAACAGTTCCGGCAGGAGTTGGCGGACAAGGCCGATCTGCTGAACGCCATCGAAACCAACCCCCTGCCCCAGTCATTCAGGATCAAACTCAAGGCGGATTACCGCAATCCCGAGTCCATCACCCGGATCGCCGAGGGGATCCGAAAGATCAAAGGAGTGGAGGAGGTGGAATACGGCAAGGCCTGGCTGAGCAGGCTGTACCGGGTGGTGCGCCTGCTGATAGTGATAGACTTTTCCCTGATGGTGATAGTCAGTCTGGCGGCGGTGATGGTGGTGTTCAACACCATCCAGTTGACGCTATACGCCCGGCGCCAGGCCATCGAGATCATGAAACTGGTAGGGGCCGACGGGGCCCACATCCGCCGGCCGTTCCTTTTGGAGGGGATGCTGCAGGGGCTGGCCGGCAGTCTGGCCGGGCTGACCCTGCTGTACCTGGCCTACCGTCTGCTGTCATCTTATTTTGATATGTTCGGATTCTTCACCAGCCAGCAGCTGCTGGCATTGCTGGCCTTCGGGGTGTGTTTGGGCGGCCTGGGAAGCTTGATAGCCGTCCAAAAGTTCCTGTTCCGGACCGTCCAGCCGGGAAACAGCTGA
- a CDS encoding gamma carbonic anhydrase family protein — MIKSFKNKTPKIDQSAFVAENAVIIGDVEIGEKSSIWYGVAIRADINHVRIGKETNIQENTVIHVDLNDRGLGDCATIIGDRVTVGHGAILHGCKIGDDCLIGMGAIVLSGASVGAGSVVAAGALVKEGQQIPPRSMVMGMPAEVKRQLPEEAIEKIRASAQHYVDLAEEYK, encoded by the coding sequence ATGATTAAATCATTCAAAAACAAAACCCCCAAGATTGACCAGTCGGCCTTTGTGGCCGAAAATGCGGTCATCATCGGCGACGTGGAGATCGGCGAAAAATCCAGCATCTGGTACGGGGTGGCCATCCGGGCCGACATCAACCATGTTCGGATCGGGAAGGAAACCAACATCCAGGAGAACACCGTCATCCACGTGGACCTCAACGACCGGGGGCTGGGCGACTGCGCCACCATCATAGGTGACCGGGTCACCGTCGGGCACGGGGCAATATTACATGGCTGCAAGATCGGCGACGACTGCCTGATCGGCATGGGGGCCATCGTGCTCTCCGGGGCCAGCGTCGGGGCCGGGTCGGTGGTGGCGGCCGGGGCATTGGTCAAAGAGGGCCAGCAGATCCCGCCCCGCTCCATGGTGATGGGCATGCCGGCCGAGGTCAAGCGCCAACTGCCGGAGGAGGCCATCGAAAAGATCCGCGCCAGCGCCCAGCATTACGTGGATTTGGCCGAGGAATACAAATAG